The genomic interval TCCGTCAGGCGGTCGAACAACCCGGTTCGGCTGACGTTCGTCAGGTCGTTCGAGAGAGCCTCGAAGAATGCCTGCACTTCCGAGGGCTTCGCCGCCAACTGCTCGCGCAGGCGAGCCGAATCCACCGTGAGTTGACCCGTGTCGCGGTTGATCGAGATCCCGATCCGCGAGAGCGCCGTCACGGTCGATGTCCCCAGCCCGGTCTGCTCGCTCGTCAGCTTCGACCGGATGTCCGAGCGGATGCCGTTCAGCGTCGAATCGCCAACCAGAGGACCCTGTCTCGTCGCGTCCGCCACGAACTTCAACTGCTCGTTCAGGAAGCCCATCACGCCGTTGACGGCTTCGACCCACGTATTGATGTTCGTGACGTTCTGGTCGATGTTCGGCGTGATCGCGACGTTTGTCGCGGTTCCCTTCGTCTGCTTGAAGGTGAGCGTGACGCCGGAGATGAGGTCATCGACGGTGTTGCTCGTCCGCGTGATCGTCTGGGCGCTGCCGCCGCTGCCCAACTGGAACACGAGGTCCGACGCCGACGAGAGCGCCGTCATCGCCAGCGAGCCGGTGTCGGTCGTCACCGTGACGGCGTTGGCGGTTCCTTCGTTCTTCGCCGTCACCATCAGGTGATACTGGCTGCCGCTGCTGTAGACCGACGCGGACATGCCGATGTTCGCGTTGTTGATCTCGTCGCGGATTTCCAGCAGCGATTTCGTCTCGTAGTTGTTCACCGTGACGGAGTCGGAACCGACCGTCAGCGTCAGCGTCGAGCCCGCCGCGCCGCCGATGGCGGTGTCCTGAGTCGCGAACCCGCTGGAACGATGGACGCTCTGCTGCGCTAGCGATGTCACCGACCCGATGACGTAGGTCCCGAAGTTCGCCGACGAGGTCGCCGACACGCCGATCGTGTCCGTGTCGGACGACGTGACCGACGCCGACTGCAGCGTCGAGCTCTGTCCAATCGTCGAAGTGGCAGACTTCATCGTCGCCGCGAGCGTGTTGATCTGCTGATAGAGTCCCAACTTGACGTTGATCGCAGACTCACGCTGCTGCATCAATCGCAACGGGCGGCGTTCGAGGTCCATCAGTTGGCTGATGATGCTCTCGGTGTCCAGCCTGGACGCGATACCGCCGACGTTGAACGCTGGCATGACGATCGGCTCCCTTCGCCGCTTCGTTCTCCGACGAGGCGGCGTTCTGTCAGTTCCCGTTCGCTCCCGCGCGGGCGGCGCTGCTCTTCCCGTCTACCGTGCCAAAGCGATGCGTCGGGTTCAGGCGACTTCGTCGAAGAACAGCCCGGTGACTTCCTGAACGCGGGAGACCATCTCGAGGAACTCCTCGGACGGAATCTGTCGGATGATCTCGCCCGTGTCTTCGTTCGTGACTAGGACGACCACCTGCCCGGAATCGCTGTCGAGCGCGAACGACACGCCGCGCTTGAACGACCGCGCGAGGAGGTTCGCCTCCTCGACCGTGTTGGGCAGAGCCTTCTGACTGGCGACCGTTCCGCGCGCCGACCGCGGCAGACCCGCTGACGGGTTCTCCGGGTTCATCGGCTTCTGGTTCCCGACAGCGCCCGCCTGACGCGTGTGCGGTACGGCGGGTTCGACCGCGGCGTTGTGCTGCACCGTCGCTGTGATCCGTGTGTCGATGATGCGCGTTTCCATTGTGAGTAACTCCCGATCAAGAGGCACTCGACGCCCAATTGGCGTCGCCACACTAGGGGATCGTCGCGCGAGTTCCCGTCTTCGGCATCGTCGAGGAACCCACTGCTTCCGCAGCCGCCACCTCATCGTCGAGAGGCTGTCGCGCTTCGATCCGCCGTACGCCTCGACATGCCGGCACGACCGGATTCACCCACTTCTCGGAGCCCG from Candidatus Poribacteria bacterium carries:
- a CDS encoding flagellar protein FlaG, whose translation is MRWRLRKQWVPRRCRRRELARRSPSVATPIGRRVPLDRELLTMETRIIDTRITATVQHNAAVEPAVPHTRQAGAVGNQKPMNPENPSAGLPRSARGTVASQKALPNTVEEANLLARSFKRGVSFALDSDSGQVVVLVTNEDTGEIIRQIPSEEFLEMVSRVQEVTGLFFDEVA